A single region of the Lysinibacillus sp. B2A1 genome encodes:
- a CDS encoding transcriptional regulator — protein MEEGLQQFKADFFKALAHPLRIRILELLVDGKKSVNEIQSCLEKEGSAVSQQLSVLRAKNIVYGIKEGKKVYYSLSDPMIGQLLGVAKEIFNNHLINTITRLEEMTINGSDEENI, from the coding sequence GTGGAAGAGGGCTTGCAGCAGTTTAAGGCAGATTTTTTTAAAGCCTTAGCTCATCCATTACGAATAAGAATACTAGAATTACTAGTAGACGGTAAAAAAAGCGTCAATGAGATACAAAGCTGTTTAGAAAAAGAGGGTTCGGCTGTTTCTCAGCAGTTAAGTGTTTTACGAGCAAAAAATATCGTATATGGGATAAAAGAGGGGAAAAAAGTTTACTACTCATTAAGTGATCCGATGATTGGTCAATTGCTTGGAGTAGCCAAGGAGATTTTTAACAATCACTTAATTAATACGATTACAAGATTAGAAGAGATGACCATCAATGGAAGTGACGAAGAGAATATATAA
- a CDS encoding nucleoside triphosphatase translates to MFSFIDLNGLHVDLSFTRGEFTVEPKHVLVFLKYDNKWLCTIHKRRGVEVPGGKQEPGETLEEAAVREVFEETGVHVKNLKWFAEYAVHDEVLFCKTVFTAQFVGQEDIEFDLETSGMAWLTDDEFVNHPNLSFHMKDEGMQKMLEELKHYDQW, encoded by the coding sequence ATGTTCTCATTTATAGATTTAAATGGTTTACATGTGGATTTAAGTTTTACAAGAGGCGAATTTACAGTTGAACCTAAACATGTTCTTGTTTTTTTAAAATATGATAACAAATGGCTATGTACAATTCATAAAAGACGAGGCGTAGAGGTTCCAGGTGGAAAGCAAGAGCCTGGAGAAACTTTGGAAGAGGCAGCAGTTCGAGAAGTATTTGAGGAAACTGGTGTTCATGTGAAAAATTTAAAGTGGTTTGCAGAATATGCAGTTCATGATGAAGTGTTATTTTGTAAAACGGTTTTTACTGCTCAATTTGTAGGGCAGGAGGACATCGAGTTTGATTTAGAGACATCAGGGATGGCTTGGTTAACAGATGATGAATTTGTGAATCATCCAAATTTAAGCTTTCATATGAAGGATGAGGGCATGCAAAAAATGCTGGAGGAGTTGAAACATTATGATCAATGGTGA
- the pckA gene encoding phosphoenolpyruvate carboxykinase (ATP), with the protein MNSVEIANELKELLSGGNINVQLSVPQLAEKATSRGEAMLTVDGAVRAETGKYTGRSPKDKYTVEEESTKDKIDWGKVNQPISSEVFDNLYVKVVKYLKERDELFVFKGFAGADKDSQLSIQVINEYAWHNLFAHQLFIRPTEEELASHVADFTVISAPNFKADPAVDGTASETFIIVSLEKKVILIGGTEYAGEIKKSIFGIMNYLLPQQGILSMHCSANVGEAGDVALFFGLSGTGKTTLSADPDRKLIGDDEHGWSDNGVFNIEGGCYAKTINLSAEKEPEIYNAIRFGSVLENVAVDPETRVCDYDDGSLTENTRVAYPIQYIDNIVDPSVAGHPKTIIFLTADAFGVLPPISKLTKEQAMYHFLSGFTSKLAGTERGVTEPEPVFSTCFGSPFLPLPATVYAEMLGQKIDEHGAQVYLVNTGWTGGEYGTGSRMKLSYTRTMVRAAIEGKLAGAETIQDSVFGLHIPTAVEGVPTEVLNPRDAWSDKAAYDKKAAELAGLFNENFKKFSNVSEAITTLGGPLK; encoded by the coding sequence ATGAATTCAGTAGAAATTGCAAACGAACTGAAGGAATTATTAAGCGGCGGTAACATTAATGTTCAACTTTCAGTACCACAATTAGCTGAAAAGGCTACATCTCGTGGTGAAGCTATGTTAACAGTAGATGGCGCAGTTCGTGCAGAAACTGGCAAATACACTGGTCGTTCACCTAAAGATAAATATACGGTAGAAGAAGAAAGCACAAAGGATAAAATTGACTGGGGCAAAGTAAACCAACCAATTTCTTCTGAAGTGTTCGATAACTTATATGTAAAAGTAGTAAAATATTTAAAAGAACGTGACGAATTATTTGTATTTAAGGGCTTTGCTGGTGCTGATAAAGATTCACAGCTTAGCATCCAAGTCATCAATGAATACGCTTGGCACAATCTTTTTGCTCATCAATTATTTATCCGTCCAACAGAAGAAGAGTTAGCTTCTCATGTTGCTGACTTCACAGTTATCTCAGCTCCTAACTTTAAAGCAGACCCTGCTGTGGATGGTACAGCTTCTGAAACATTCATCATTGTATCTCTTGAAAAGAAAGTCATCCTAATCGGCGGAACTGAATATGCTGGTGAAATCAAAAAATCAATTTTCGGTATTATGAACTACCTATTACCACAACAAGGCATCCTTTCTATGCACTGTTCTGCAAACGTTGGTGAAGCTGGAGATGTGGCATTATTCTTCGGTTTATCTGGTACTGGTAAAACGACTTTATCAGCTGATCCTGATCGTAAGCTTATCGGTGACGATGAACACGGTTGGTCTGATAACGGTGTGTTCAACATCGAAGGCGGTTGCTATGCAAAAACAATTAATCTTTCTGCTGAAAAAGAACCAGAAATCTACAACGCAATCCGTTTCGGTTCAGTTCTAGAAAACGTAGCTGTTGATCCAGAAACTCGCGTTTGTGACTATGATGATGGTTCATTAACAGAAAATACACGTGTCGCATATCCAATTCAATATATTGATAATATTGTTGATCCATCTGTTGCAGGTCACCCAAAAACAATCATCTTCTTAACAGCTGATGCATTTGGCGTATTACCTCCAATCAGTAAATTAACAAAAGAGCAAGCAATGTACCACTTCTTAAGTGGCTTTACATCAAAACTTGCTGGTACTGAGCGTGGTGTAACAGAGCCAGAACCAGTATTCTCTACTTGCTTCGGTTCTCCATTCCTTCCACTTCCAGCAACTGTCTATGCTGAAATGTTAGGTCAAAAAATTGACGAACATGGTGCGCAAGTATACTTAGTGAACACTGGTTGGACTGGTGGCGAATATGGTACTGGTAGCCGTATGAAGCTTTCTTACACTCGTACAATGGTACGTGCTGCAATCGAGGGCAAATTAGCTGGTGCTGAAACAATCCAAGATTCAGTATTTGGATTACACATCCCAACTGCTGTTGAAGGTGTACCAACAGAAGTGCTTAACCCTCGTGATGCATGGTCAGACAAAGCAGCTTATGACAAAAAAGCGGCTGAGCTTGCTGGTCTATTCAATGAAAACTTCAAGAAATTCTCTAATGTTTCTGAAGCTATCACTACTCTAGGTGGTCCATTAAAATAA
- a CDS encoding XRE family transcriptional regulator: MGFGKQVNNIRKQKKMTLHDLSALSKVSASMLSQIEREEKNPTIQVACQIAEALNTTLSALLDQQDKRDTVVIRKNERLVYRDENSGFQRHLLSPSFPSRGIEFILNKVPANKESGVFPAHKPGVKEFIYIHKGTLRVELGNGSLIEELQEGDSFFFEADTEHRFINLTAEECQYFLVIDSTQSMK; encoded by the coding sequence ATGGGGTTTGGAAAGCAAGTAAATAACATACGAAAGCAAAAAAAAATGACATTACACGATCTGTCCGCTCTTAGTAAAGTAAGTGCCTCTATGTTATCTCAAATAGAAAGAGAAGAAAAAAATCCTACCATTCAAGTTGCCTGTCAAATCGCTGAGGCATTAAATACGACACTGTCTGCATTATTAGATCAGCAGGATAAACGGGATACAGTTGTCATAAGAAAGAATGAACGACTAGTTTATAGGGATGAAAATTCAGGATTCCAGCGTCATTTATTGTCTCCATCGTTTCCTTCTAGAGGAATTGAGTTTATTTTGAATAAAGTGCCTGCAAATAAAGAATCAGGTGTCTTTCCAGCACATAAACCAGGTGTTAAAGAATTTATTTATATTCATAAGGGGACATTACGAGTTGAATTAGGGAATGGCTCTCTTATTGAAGAATTACAGGAGGGAGATTCCTTCTTTTTTGAGGCAGATACAGAGCATAGATTTATAAATCTAACTGCTGAAGAATGCCAATATTTTTTAGTAATCGATTCGACTCAAAGTATGAAATAA
- a CDS encoding alpha/beta hydrolase: MWKWEADGQAKAVVAILHGAYENHRWYAWLIEKLRLEGFHIVMGDLPNHGVNARFSRVHDEDIKEYNKYTRHLMENAFSYNLPVFLIGHGLGATLLLHTMQKKKYECAGIILTSPWLQLKLLPGKLSNALTSLSALTANVKITHEITFEKLTRSVEGREEMKDEIPFMTVVSVKWYRELQQMMRNLVLLPKAQFPNMPMLVMTAEKDNITETKQTRNWLHQQEFTEFQFKEWANCYHNLFHEVEREEIFVYIRDFINNALRRIGYIIE, encoded by the coding sequence ATGTGGAAATGGGAAGCTGATGGACAAGCAAAGGCTGTGGTTGCTATTCTTCATGGTGCATATGAAAATCACCGCTGGTATGCATGGCTGATAGAAAAACTTAGATTGGAAGGCTTCCACATAGTCATGGGGGATTTACCTAATCATGGTGTCAATGCAAGATTTTCGCGTGTCCATGATGAAGATATTAAAGAATACAATAAGTATACAAGACATTTAATGGAGAATGCTTTTTCGTATAACTTACCAGTGTTTTTAATAGGACATGGGCTTGGTGCAACATTATTACTACATACTATGCAGAAGAAAAAATATGAATGTGCAGGCATTATTTTAACCTCACCATGGCTTCAATTGAAGTTGTTACCAGGTAAACTATCAAATGCTTTAACAAGTTTAAGTGCTCTAACAGCTAATGTTAAAATAACACATGAAATTACATTTGAAAAATTGACCCGTAGTGTAGAAGGTAGAGAAGAGATGAAGGATGAGATTCCTTTTATGACAGTTGTTTCAGTGAAATGGTATCGAGAGCTGCAGCAAATGATGCGAAATTTAGTATTATTACCTAAGGCTCAATTCCCTAATATGCCTATGCTGGTGATGACAGCAGAAAAAGATAATATAACGGAAACTAAACAGACTCGTAATTGGCTTCATCAGCAGGAATTTACAGAGTTTCAATTCAAAGAATGGGCGAATTGCTACCATAATCTATTTCACGAAGTAGAGCGGGAAGAGATTTTTGTCTATATTCGTGATTTTATCAACAACGCACTTCGTAGAATTGGCTATATCATCGAATGA
- a CDS encoding gamma carbonic anhydrase family protein, with the protein MIYPFKGKTPTIDPSVFIADYATVTGDVTIGAETTIWFNTVIRGDVSPTIIGKRVSIQDLCCLHQSPKYPLIIEDEVTVGHQVTLHSCTIRKNALIGMGSIILDGAEIGEGAFIGAGSLVPPGKVIPPNSLALGRPAKVVRELNAEDKEDMERIVREYAEKGQYYKSLQANNK; encoded by the coding sequence ATGATCTATCCATTTAAAGGAAAAACACCAACAATCGATCCATCCGTTTTTATAGCTGATTATGCTACCGTTACTGGTGACGTTACAATAGGGGCTGAAACAACTATTTGGTTTAACACTGTTATTCGTGGTGATGTGTCACCAACTATTATTGGTAAACGAGTAAGTATTCAAGACCTTTGTTGCTTACACCAAAGCCCGAAATACCCGCTGATTATTGAAGATGAAGTAACAGTGGGACATCAGGTAACTTTACATAGCTGTACGATTCGCAAAAATGCCTTAATAGGTATGGGTTCGATAATATTAGACGGAGCAGAAATTGGAGAGGGTGCATTCATAGGAGCAGGCAGTCTAGTACCTCCAGGTAAGGTCATTCCACCGAATAGCTTAGCATTAGGTCGTCCGGCTAAGGTTGTTCGTGAATTAAATGCTGAAGATAAAGAAGATATGGAACGTATTGTCCGTGAGTATGCAGAAAAAGGACAATATTATAAATCTCTTCAAGCAAACAATAAATAA
- a CDS encoding MFS transporter: protein MPKSVWFLIIGMLVNTTGNSFLWPLNAIYMHDYLGKSLAMAGFVLMLNSAAGVLGNLLGGYLFDRIGGYKSIMLGILLTIASLIGLTIWHGWPHYVWFLTILGFSGGIVFPGMFALAGTAWPEGGRKAFNAIYLAQNVGVAIGPALAGIVADYQFDYVFKVNLVMYILFFFIALFTFKRLEIGSIAPKNVVGESKKIINKAPFYALLIISASSVLCWLAYSQWSATISSYTQDLGLGLKQYSLLWTINGLLIVIGQPLIAPLVKRWEHTLKRQLVFGVTLIALSFGIIAFASDFTMFAAAMVVLTFGEMFYTPALPTIANQLAPKGRQGFYQGIINSAATAGRMIGPLFGGIMVDQFGMIVLVLILVIIVLFAIVPCLIYDYPLRKHQSAIE from the coding sequence ATGCCAAAAAGTGTTTGGTTTTTAATTATTGGAATGCTTGTGAACACAACGGGCAACTCATTTTTATGGCCTTTAAACGCCATTTATATGCACGATTATTTAGGAAAGTCATTGGCGATGGCTGGCTTTGTTTTGATGTTGAATTCTGCTGCGGGGGTATTAGGTAATCTATTAGGTGGTTATTTATTTGATAGAATAGGTGGCTATAAGTCAATCATGCTCGGCATTCTTTTAACGATTGCCTCATTAATAGGGTTAACGATTTGGCACGGCTGGCCGCATTATGTATGGTTCTTAACGATTCTTGGCTTTAGTGGAGGTATCGTATTTCCTGGAATGTTTGCTTTAGCCGGAACTGCGTGGCCTGAGGGGGGAAGAAAGGCCTTTAATGCTATTTATCTTGCTCAAAATGTAGGGGTTGCTATCGGTCCAGCACTCGCTGGTATTGTGGCTGATTACCAATTTGACTACGTATTCAAGGTAAATCTAGTCATGTATATTTTGTTCTTTTTTATAGCGTTATTTACATTTAAGCGATTAGAGATAGGCAGTATTGCACCGAAAAATGTAGTGGGTGAAAGTAAGAAAATCATTAACAAAGCACCATTTTATGCATTATTAATTATTAGTGCATCCTCTGTGCTATGCTGGTTGGCTTATTCACAATGGAGTGCGACCATTTCTTCGTATACACAAGATTTAGGATTAGGTTTGAAACAATATAGCTTGCTATGGACGATTAATGGTCTTCTCATCGTTATTGGGCAACCACTTATTGCGCCACTTGTCAAGCGATGGGAGCATACATTAAAGCGTCAATTGGTATTCGGCGTTACATTGATTGCATTATCATTTGGCATTATTGCCTTTGCGAGTGATTTTACAATGTTTGCGGCTGCCATGGTTGTTTTAACTTTCGGAGAAATGTTTTATACACCAGCTTTACCAACAATCGCAAATCAGCTTGCCCCTAAGGGACGGCAGGGCTTCTACCAAGGAATTATCAATAGTGCAGCAACAGCTGGTAGGATGATTGGACCTCTGTTTGGTGGTATTATGGTTGATCAGTTTGGAATGATTGTACTTGTGTTAATACTAGTAATCATTGTATTGTTTGCCATTGTTCCATGTTTAATCTATGACTATCCTTTACGTAAACATCAATCAGCCATTGAGTAA
- a CDS encoding sodium:alanine symporter, producing the protein MEAIVGKLNDILWGPWFIYGILLIGLFFSIITRFLQIRHIKDMFVLMFKGEKSEKGISSFQAMSIALSGRVGTGNIAGTATAIGMGGPGAVFWMWAIAFIGAATAYVESTLAQIYKEEKDTEYRGGPAFYIEKGMGQKWFAVIFAIAALIAMLILMPGVQSNAIATAVENAFNVETWITGLIIVVLLGAIIIGGVKWIANAAQIIVPFMALAYIIMAIIIIAMNISEIPSVFALIFSSAFGAQEIFGGIIGSAIAWGVKRGIYSNEAGQGTGAHPAAAAEVSHPAKQGIVQAASVYIDTLLICSATAFMILFTGMYNVQDEKAAEGADQFIHVGEFNKNGLTGEDQLTFAKSIKEGAAYTQFAVDSSLPGFGGPFVAIALFFFAFTTIMAYYYIAETNVAYLFSGSSEKVVIWIAKFAILIAAFYGTIRTSDLAWAMGDVGLGLMVWINVIAILIIMKPAIVALKDYEKQKKEGKDPVFDPRKLGIKGADFWVDYNEKRQNK; encoded by the coding sequence ATGGAAGCAATTGTTGGAAAACTGAATGACATTTTGTGGGGACCATGGTTTATTTATGGAATTTTGTTAATTGGATTGTTTTTTTCAATCATTACACGGTTCTTACAGATAAGACACATTAAAGATATGTTTGTTTTAATGTTTAAAGGTGAAAAATCGGAAAAGGGGATTTCCTCTTTCCAGGCAATGTCTATTGCATTATCTGGGCGAGTAGGTACGGGTAATATTGCTGGTACAGCTACAGCCATCGGTATGGGAGGGCCTGGTGCCGTTTTTTGGATGTGGGCAATCGCCTTTATCGGTGCAGCAACTGCTTATGTGGAATCGACATTAGCTCAAATTTATAAAGAGGAAAAAGATACCGAATATCGGGGTGGACCTGCCTTTTATATAGAAAAAGGAATGGGGCAAAAATGGTTCGCAGTAATTTTTGCTATAGCAGCATTAATTGCCATGTTAATCTTAATGCCGGGTGTTCAATCAAATGCAATTGCGACCGCTGTTGAAAACGCTTTCAATGTTGAAACTTGGATTACAGGTCTTATTATTGTTGTATTATTAGGGGCAATTATTATTGGTGGAGTTAAATGGATTGCGAATGCTGCGCAAATTATTGTTCCGTTTATGGCATTAGCTTATATTATTATGGCTATTATTATTATTGCAATGAATATTTCAGAAATACCATCCGTATTCGCTCTTATTTTTTCTAGCGCATTTGGTGCACAAGAAATATTTGGCGGGATTATTGGCTCTGCAATTGCTTGGGGCGTTAAGCGTGGAATTTATTCAAATGAGGCTGGTCAAGGAACTGGTGCACATCCAGCTGCAGCCGCAGAAGTGTCACACCCTGCAAAACAGGGAATTGTGCAAGCCGCATCCGTGTACATTGATACATTATTAATTTGTTCAGCTACAGCATTTATGATTTTATTTACGGGCATGTATAATGTACAGGATGAAAAGGCAGCAGAAGGCGCTGATCAATTTATTCACGTTGGAGAATTTAATAAAAATGGTCTTACTGGGGAAGATCAATTAACGTTTGCGAAAAGTATTAAGGAAGGTGCAGCATACACACAATTTGCTGTAGATTCTTCATTACCAGGATTCGGTGGTCCATTTGTAGCAATTGCATTATTCTTCTTTGCTTTTACAACAATTATGGCATATTACTATATTGCTGAAACAAATGTGGCCTATTTATTCTCTGGATCTTCTGAAAAAGTCGTCATATGGATTGCGAAGTTTGCTATTTTAATAGCTGCATTCTATGGTACAATTCGTACATCTGACCTTGCTTGGGCAATGGGGGATGTTGGACTTGGGCTGATGGTATGGATTAACGTTATAGCGATTTTAATCATTATGAAACCTGCTATAGTGGCGTTGAAGGATTATGAGAAACAGAAAAAAGAAGGGAAAGATCCTGTTTTTGATCCTCGAAAACTAGGCATTAAAGGTGCCGACTTCTGGGTTGATTATAATGAAAAACGTCAAAATAAATAG
- a CDS encoding rRNA methyltransferase — MKLQRVLQYAQQLLKATVEEGDTVVDATAGNGHDTLFLAQLVGDNGQVYAFDVQKSAVDTTLLRLLDHGLEHRGLVLHRGHEEVAKYVHTQVAAAIFNLGYLPGSNHDIITKPNTTIVAIQDLLKLLKIGGLIVLVIYHGHPGGKEERDAVIEYVSQLPQKYVHVLKYEFLNQQNDPPFVIALEKMKDYPIE; from the coding sequence ATGAAGCTACAACGCGTTTTACAATATGCACAACAACTATTAAAGGCTACAGTTGAAGAGGGCGATACAGTGGTGGATGCTACTGCTGGTAATGGTCATGATACATTATTTTTAGCACAGCTTGTCGGAGATAATGGTCAAGTGTATGCCTTTGATGTTCAAAAAAGCGCTGTGGATACCACGCTGCTTCGCCTGCTAGATCATGGCTTAGAGCATCGTGGACTTGTCTTACATAGAGGGCATGAGGAAGTTGCTAAATATGTACACACGCAAGTAGCTGCTGCTATATTTAATTTAGGTTATTTACCTGGCAGTAATCACGATATCATTACAAAGCCAAATACGACAATAGTCGCTATTCAAGATTTACTAAAGCTGCTGAAAATCGGTGGACTGATTGTTTTAGTCATCTATCATGGTCATCCAGGTGGTAAGGAGGAACGTGATGCTGTCATAGAGTATGTGAGCCAGCTTCCTCAAAAATATGTACATGTATTAAAATACGAGTTTCTAAATCAACAAAATGATCCACCTTTTGTTATTGCACTAGAAAAAATGAAAGATTACCCAATCGAATAA
- a CDS encoding S9 family peptidase, with amino-acid sequence MINGDILEKRAYPSPNPAIRLTEITYISLGLRVKGLLAEPKAEGTYDGFLYLRGGMQSIGMVRPSRVAQFAAQGFIVFAPYYRGNRGGEGRDEFAGADRYDAVYAVDVLKRYCNDNIHVFGFSRGGIMALWTAILRRDITSVVTWAGVSDATATYWERTDMRRMMKRVIGGTPNRVPEAYDARTPLFEVEHITAPVLIIHGYQDENVDIEHARQLEFYLQDANKTYETWYDRHFAHQYPPAKNRETVHALSEWMKRQ; translated from the coding sequence ATGATCAATGGTGATATCTTGGAAAAACGCGCCTATCCCTCACCAAATCCAGCTATTCGATTAACAGAAATTACCTATATATCTTTGGGGCTACGTGTGAAGGGTTTGTTGGCTGAGCCAAAAGCAGAAGGTACATATGATGGCTTTTTATATTTACGTGGAGGCATGCAGAGCATTGGTATGGTTAGACCTTCACGTGTCGCGCAATTTGCAGCACAGGGCTTTATCGTTTTTGCACCGTATTATCGAGGTAATCGTGGTGGCGAGGGGCGAGATGAGTTTGCAGGAGCTGATCGATATGATGCTGTATATGCAGTAGATGTGTTAAAGCGGTATTGCAATGATAATATTCATGTCTTTGGCTTTTCACGCGGCGGTATTATGGCGCTTTGGACAGCAATATTACGTAGAGATATTACATCTGTTGTAACATGGGCAGGAGTTTCAGATGCAACTGCTACTTATTGGGAGCGTACAGATATGCGTCGAATGATGAAGCGAGTAATTGGTGGAACACCAAATCGTGTGCCAGAGGCTTATGATGCACGAACACCATTATTTGAGGTAGAGCATATTACAGCCCCAGTGCTTATTATTCATGGCTATCAAGATGAAAATGTAGATATTGAGCATGCCAGACAATTAGAATTTTATTTACAGGATGCCAACAAAACTTATGAAACATGGTATGATCGTCATTTTGCCCATCAATATCCACCAGCAAAAAATCGTGAGACCGTCCATGCTCTTAGCGAATGGATGAAGCGTCAGTAA
- a CDS encoding methionine adenosyltransferase produces the protein MTNRRLFTSESVTEGHPDKICDQISDAILDAILAEDPNARVACETTVTTGLVLVAGEITTSTYVDIKGIVRDTVAEIGYTRGKYGFDAENLAVLVAIGEQSPDIAQGVDQALEAREGSMTDADIEAIGAGDQGLMFGYACNETPELMPLPISLAHKLARRLTEARKSGELAYLRPDGKTQVTIEYDENNIPVRVDTIVISTQHDEEATLEQIQADLKQFVIAPVVPSELLDANTKYFINPTGRFVIGGPKGDAGLTGRKIIVDTYGGYARHGGGAFSGKDATKVDRSAAYAARYVAKNIVAAGLAERAEVQLAYAIGVAQPVSIAVDTFGTGKVKESEIVEWVRELFDLRPAGIIKMLDLRRPIYKQTAAYGHFGRTDLNVPWEQTDKADALRERVR, from the coding sequence ATGACAAACCGTCGACTGTTTACATCAGAGAGCGTGACAGAAGGACATCCAGACAAAATTTGTGACCAAATTTCAGATGCCATTTTAGATGCCATTTTAGCAGAAGATCCAAATGCACGTGTAGCGTGTGAAACAACAGTAACAACAGGATTAGTATTAGTAGCAGGAGAAATTACGACTTCTACCTATGTAGATATTAAAGGTATTGTCCGAGATACTGTAGCGGAAATCGGATATACGCGAGGGAAATATGGCTTTGACGCAGAAAACCTTGCAGTGCTTGTAGCTATTGGTGAGCAATCACCAGATATTGCACAGGGAGTTGACCAAGCACTCGAGGCTCGTGAAGGCTCTATGACAGACGCTGACATTGAAGCGATTGGTGCAGGCGACCAAGGCTTAATGTTTGGTTATGCATGTAACGAAACGCCTGAGCTTATGCCACTACCAATTAGTCTAGCGCATAAATTAGCACGTCGTTTAACAGAAGCTCGTAAATCTGGAGAACTAGCGTATTTACGTCCTGATGGTAAAACGCAAGTGACGATTGAATATGATGAAAACAATATCCCAGTACGAGTAGATACGATTGTCATTTCAACACAACATGATGAAGAGGCAACACTCGAACAAATTCAGGCAGATTTAAAACAGTTCGTAATTGCACCAGTTGTTCCAAGTGAATTACTAGATGCAAATACTAAATATTTCATTAACCCTACTGGTCGTTTCGTCATCGGTGGTCCGAAAGGTGATGCAGGCCTAACTGGGCGCAAAATCATCGTGGATACATACGGTGGCTATGCGCGTCATGGCGGTGGTGCGTTCTCTGGAAAGGATGCCACAAAGGTTGACCGTTCTGCAGCATATGCAGCACGCTATGTAGCCAAAAACATTGTAGCAGCAGGTTTAGCAGAACGTGCTGAAGTACAATTAGCTTATGCAATTGGCGTTGCTCAGCCAGTATCCATTGCTGTTGATACATTTGGCACTGGAAAAGTGAAAGAAAGCGAGATAGTCGAGTGGGTACGTGAGCTATTTGACTTACGTCCAGCAGGGATTATTAAAATGCTTGATTTACGTCGCCCTATCTATAAGCAAACTGCTGCATATGGACACTTCGGTCGTACTGACTTAAATGTACCTTGGGAGCAAACAGATAAAGCAGATGCTTTAAGAGAAAGAGTACGTTAA
- a CDS encoding TIGR01212 family radical SAM protein translates to MTETNFPFPSDGKRYYTWNRYLREQFGHKVFKVALDAGFDCPNRDGTVAFGGCTFCSAAGSGDFAGNKVDPIEVQFAEIRDKMHQKWKDGKYMAYFQAYTNTHAPLPVLKEKFEAALAQEGVVGLSIATRPDCLPDDVVEYLAELNERTYLWIELGLQTVHEKTANLINRAHDYATYIEGVEKLRKHGIRVCSHIINGLPLEDYDMMMETAREVAKLDVQGIKIHLLHLLKGTPMVKQYEKGMLEFLDQDVYTKLVADQLEILPPDMVIHRITGDGPIDLMIGPMWSVNKWEVLNGIDAELERRGSWQGKLYQAEVVK, encoded by the coding sequence ATGACAGAAACAAACTTTCCTTTTCCTTCAGATGGGAAAAGATATTATACATGGAATCGCTATTTACGTGAGCAATTTGGTCATAAAGTTTTTAAGGTAGCACTAGACGCGGGCTTTGACTGTCCAAATCGTGATGGTACCGTTGCCTTTGGAGGTTGTACGTTTTGTAGTGCAGCAGGTTCAGGTGATTTTGCGGGCAACAAAGTTGATCCTATCGAAGTGCAATTTGCTGAAATCCGTGACAAAATGCATCAAAAATGGAAGGACGGCAAATACATGGCCTACTTCCAAGCATATACAAATACACATGCACCACTTCCTGTATTAAAGGAGAAATTTGAAGCAGCATTGGCTCAAGAGGGTGTTGTTGGATTATCCATCGCAACGCGCCCAGATTGTCTGCCAGATGATGTAGTTGAGTATTTAGCTGAATTAAACGAACGCACGTATTTATGGATAGAGCTAGGACTTCAAACAGTACATGAAAAAACAGCAAATCTTATCAACCGTGCCCATGATTATGCCACCTATATAGAAGGTGTTGAAAAGCTACGAAAGCATGGTATTCGTGTATGCTCTCACATTATTAATGGTCTTCCTCTTGAAGACTATGACATGATGATGGAAACTGCTCGTGAAGTCGCAAAGCTTGATGTACAAGGCATTAAAATTCATTTACTACACCTTTTAAAAGGTACACCAATGGTTAAGCAATATGAAAAGGGCATGCTAGAATTTTTAGATCAGGATGTTTATACGAAGCTAGTAGCAGATCAGCTTGAGATTTTACCTCCGGATATGGTCATTCACCGTATCACAGGGGATGGACCCATTGATCTAATGATTGGTCCTATGTGGAGTGTTAATAAATGGGAAGTATTAAATGGCATTGATGCGGAGCTTGAACGCCGTGGAAGCTGGCAAGGGAAATTATATCAGGCTGAGGTTGTCAAATGA